A window from bacterium encodes these proteins:
- a CDS encoding type II toxin-antitoxin system prevent-host-death family antitoxin, whose translation MSSVSVSDLKARLSHYLREVQRGGEVQVLDRGKPVARLVPLAETGDEQRERLISSGLLRPGRGDPLAILDETPLELPTSISEALEEDRADRL comes from the coding sequence ATGAGTTCGGTATCGGTGTCTGACTTGAAGGCACGACTGTCCCACTACCTCCGCGAAGTCCAACGGGGCGGCGAGGTCCAAGTTCTCGACCGTGGCAAACCTGTTGCCCGGCTGGTCCCCCTAGCAGAGACCGGCGACGAGCAGCGAGAAAGGCTGATCAGCTCTGGTTTGCTGCGACCAGGCCGAGGCGATCCCCTCGCGATCCTTGACGAGACGCCCTTGGAATTGCCGACCAGCATCTCCGAGGCCTTGGAGGAAGACCGGGCTGATCGCCTGTGA